The following are encoded in a window of Vigna unguiculata cultivar IT97K-499-35 chromosome 8, ASM411807v1, whole genome shotgun sequence genomic DNA:
- the LOC114195684 gene encoding integrator complex subunit 5-like protein, translating into MALLTSLPEHSTTPKRHKRQPQQQQQQQQKQKQKQKQKPGSSWDQIKNLLTCKQVEGSRVHDPSKGYSKIGSSCSSICSFRDVVHGNTRVVHRSDNSSPESSSLGQETGLLTRKPVTGSTRSTPAKSNAGTTYTSSSSSSSSSSRGMQFRKLSGCYECHMIIDPSRLPVARSTVCSCSHCGEVFPKMESLELHQAVRHAVSELGPEDSGRNIVEIIFKSSWLKKDNPICKIERILKVHNTQRTIQRFEECRDTVKNRALGSTKKNPRCAADGNELLRFHCTTLTCALGARGSSSLCASVPGCGVCTIIRHGFQGGGGNDHAKGKGVRTTASSGRAHDSVVCGDGTRRAMLVCRVIAGRVKRVAEDTPPSEEEHVSVASYDSVAGYAGIYSNLEELVVFNPKAILPCFVVIYKVPSC; encoded by the exons ATGGCTCTCTTAACTTCCTTGCCTGAACACTCCACCACCCCAAAACGCCACAAACGACAACCTCAGCAGCAACAGCAACAGCAACAGAAACAGAAACAGAAGCAGAAACAAAAACCAGGTTCTTCATGGGATCAAATCAAGAACCTCTTAACCTGCAAACAGGTGGAAGGTTCGAGGGTTCATGACCCTTCCAAAGGGTACTCGAAGATAGGGTCTTCTTGCAGCTCCATATGCAGCTTCAGAGACGTTGTTCATGGGAACACACGTGTGGTGCATAGGTCTGATAACTCTTCACCGGAGAGTAGTTCTCTGGGTCAAGAAACCGGTTTACTCACAAGGAAACCGGTAACTGGTTCTACACGCTCCACACCCGCAAAATCAAACGCTGGAACAACCTAcacgtcatcatcatcatcatcatcttcttcttccagGGGAATGCAGTTCAGAAAGCTATCTGGCTGTTATGAATGTCACATGATCATTGACCCTAGCAG GTTACCAGTTGCAAGGAGCACTGTGTGTTCTTGCTCTCACTGTGGTGAGGTCTTCCCTAAAATGGAGAGTTTGGAGCTTCATCAAGCTGTTCGTCATGCTg TTTCGGAGCTGGGACCGGAGGATTCGGGGAGGAACATAGTGGAAATAATATTCAAGTCGAGCTGGTTGAAGAAGGATAATCCCATATGCAAGATCGAACGGATATTAAAAGTGCACAACACCCAACGCACCATCCAACGGTTCGAGGAGTGCAGGGACACGGTAAAGAACCGTGCGCTGGGGAGCACCAAGAAAAACCCTAGGTGTGCAGCCGACGGCAACGAACTCTTGCGGTTCCACTGCACCACCTTAACGTGCGCACTGGGCGCACGTGGGTCATCCTCGCTGTGCGCCTCCGTACCCGGCTGCGGTGTCTGCACAATCATCAGGCACGGTTTCCAAGGCGGCGGCGGAAACGACCACGCGAAAGGCAAGGGCGTGAGGACCACCGCAAGCAGCGGTAGGGCACACGACTCCGTCGTGTGCGGCGACGGCACGCGGAGGGCAATGCTGGTGTGCCGGGTGATTGCGGGGCGCGTGAAGCGCGTGGCGGAGGACACGCCGCCGTCGGAGGAGGAACACGTGTCGGTTGCGTCCTATGATTCTGTTGCCGGGTACGCTGGAATCTACTCGAATCTCGAGGAGTTGGTTGTTTTCAATCCAAAGGCTATCCTTCCTTGTTTCGTGGTTATTTATAAAGTGCCTTCGTGTtaa